The Desulfobotulus pelophilus genomic interval GCGCATTAAACAGAACGAAACCGATGTCTTATGATTTTGCCCCAGTAGGCGTCTGTATGGGAATCTTCCTGAAATTTTCCTCCCGTAAACTCTTGAATAACCTTGCGCCAGAATTCTGTGGCATACTCAGCCCCGCTTATCTGCTTCACTTCCCATATGCCCTTGTGCATGCGGAAAATATGATTGACAAAATCTCTTCCCAGTCCTTTTTTTCTACAGGCTGGTACAATATAAAATTCACAGATTTCAAAGGAGTTCCCGTCAGATTGTATATCTACAGCCATGAACCCAAGGGGTTTTGCCCCGTCATACAGCAGATAACCTGAAACATGGCTGCCGATAGGAGTATCCAGTTCAAACAAGCCATCCGGGTTCGGTTTTTTACGTGTTATGGAAGAAAATTCACCTTCATAACTCTGACACAGGTTCAGATAAATATGCAGATTGGAACTGGTGACTTTCACAATGTCCATTTCAGGCCATCCTTACCATACGAAAAAATACAGTGATTACCTCACCGGTTTTTACAAACCCGCAGGTTCCTGATCCTGATCGAACTTTCAAAACGGTTCAGGCCTAAGCCTTCTGACTTTGAGCGTAAAAAAAGGTAGGGTACTATTGTTTACATTGAGGCCCTGCTAAACAGGTTTTTATGCCCCGCCCCTCACATACAATGACCATGAAAAATAATTTGATCGCCTGTTTTATTTACAAAAAACTTGAAAGACCTATGGTAAAAAAAATCTAAAACTTTTATAAAACAGATATTTTTCAATAAGGAAAAGAAAAAACATGAAAAAAATAATTTTTGCTTTGTTGTTTTCTGTCTTTTTTTACGGTTCGCCTGAAGCACAGCTGATAGCTGGAAAATATAAAGACAACGGCGATGGCACCGTAACCGATACAGAAACAGATCTCCAGTGGATGCGATGCAGCCTGGGACAGACCTGGGATGGCAGTACCTGCACAGGTGAAGCGAAGATGTTTAACTGGAATAATGCTCTGGCAGCTGCCAGCTCACATCATTTTGCAGGAAAATCGGACTGGCGTGTACCTGCCATCGAAGAACTGAACAGCCTTGTATATTGTAGTTCGGGCAAAAGAAAGGTCTGGCAACCCGGAATAAGTGGAGGGGCCTGTGATGAAGATTACCAGAAACCCACCATCCATACAGATGCTTTTCCCCATGCCCCTGCAGAAATTTTCTGGTCTTCTACGTCCAATACCAACTACAGGTACGCTGCGTGGTGTCTTCCTTTTTTCAATGGCAGTGTTACCTATGATTCAAAGGGCATCGGGGGCCGGGTGCGTCTTGTACGTAACGGACAGTGATTTTTGTCTTTTTGTAATATAATCTGAATTCCATAATCATTGTATCAGGAGTGAGGACCAGCGGAGTGTTTTGTGGCTGCATAAATGAAATTGGTGTTGTCTGGTTCTCAAAAGGGGCAGTAGCGCACAGAGTCCGATTCCATATGGTGTCATGGTTTATCAGGCTGCATTAGACAACTGAGTGGGCGTCCCGTATTTTGCGGATCTTGGTGCTTTATTATTGGTTTATCAAAGGTTTATTGGGCGTCCTGATTGCTTGGAATTATTTTGGTGTTTGTAAAATATTGTGAGCATCTTGAAAACGGGGCACCCTGTTGCACTGTTTTCCACAAGGTCAATTCACATTGCCAAGGAGAAACATAATGAACAGACCCGGAATATGTATCGGATTATTCATGGCTCTTATTGGAACTGTTTTGATCTCCCTGCCTTTTGAATCCCGTGGTCAACTCATGGATCAATTGATCGCCATACCTTTTGAGTCCAGTGGCCAACCCATGGACGGTAAGGCACTGGTAGCCGAACGTTGCATCTCCTGTCATACCATAGATCGGATTGAACGCCGTTTCGGCCAGCCTGCTCACTTCTGGGAGAGCACCGTAGACCGAATGCTCGGCAAGCGAAATATGCTCAACGATGAAGAATTGCGTTCAGTTCTGGATTACCTGGCCAATCCAAATTATTGACAGGCATGATCAGGTGAATGCAATAATCGCTAAGAAACTCTGGAAAAGGGGTGTCCCCAAAGCTCTTGCTCACAGGGCGCACGCTTTTTGGGGGTTCTTTGTGAAGCTTCTTGTTATTGGTCTGAATCATTTTTTTTGTGTGTTTTCCCGGGCAGAGCATTACCGGGGAGAACACACAGCCCCATTGCCATGGGCACCCATATTATGGGCTGATTTAGCCCATTTCACAGTTCTGGTTGATCCGGAAGACCTGCATCATGATGGCATGATCGATCATACCTACCCCCTGGGCAAGTGCTTCAACCATATCCTGTTCTTCATAGCCCTGTTCCTTCAGTTTTGCCATATCCTCTGGAGTGATAGAATCCGGCTTTTTTATTGCACGGATAACGAAGTCGAGCATGGCGTTTTCGTTTTCCTCAAGCATGGATTTGCCGGGATCTTCCTCCATGATCCTGAGGGTATCGTCGTCATACCCCAATTTTTTCAGGAAATGTCGGTTGAGGTCCATACAGTAGCTGTAATCGAGGGTTTTTGATGCCAGATAACGGATGTGGCCGAGCAGGGCGAAACTCAGTTTCGGATGTTTGCTGAAATACTGGATTCGCTTGAGCTGCAACTCGAACAGCTCCGGACTGAGGCTCATCAGTTGCATGGGCTGCGGGATGGTTCCGACGTTTTTCATAAACATGTCATAGCCTTCCTTGATGATCCCTGTTGCATTTTCCGGGGTTACTGTGGTTACGAGTGTCATAATCGCTCCTCTTGCATGATGGGATGGGGATGCGGCGCTTGTCGATGCCGCACTGAATTCCCTTGGAAGATAGGGGGGAATGATGTATAAGTGAAATTAATATATATAATGAAAACCATAAGTGTGGGTAATCGAAAGATCTATGTATAATCTCGAAATCAAACATCTACGCATGATATGTGCCCTGGCAGAGAGCGAAAACATGACCAGAGCTGCGGAAAAACTCTTCATAACCCAGTCCGCCTTGAGTCAGCAACTGAAGGATATTGAGACGAAGCTGGGAACGGATCTGTTTTTCCGGACACGCAAAAAAATGATCATCACCGAAGGCGGCAGACAGCTTCAGAAGACGGCGGTGGAGGTACTGGATGCGGTTGAGCGGGCCGAGCGGGACATTTCAAGGAAGACCCGGGGCGAAAAAGGAGAACTGAAGGTCGGCACCCAGTGTATCTTCTGTTATAAATGGCTGCCTCAGGTACTCAAGCTTTTTCATGCCCGGTTTCCCCATATAGAAATTGAGATTGGCAACAGCGTTGAACTGCTTGAAGAACTTGAAGAAAAAAAGTTCGATCTGGTAATCTCCGGAGCTGTTTCTTCCACCGAGATCCATACGGCTGTTCCGCTTTTTGAGGATCAGCTGGTTTGTGTCATTCCAGAGGATCATCCGCTGGCAGCCTGCCGATTCCTGCACCTGAGTGATTTTGGGGGTGTCAGTCTTATCGCCCATGCCGACAGGGCAAGGAACAGGTTCTATCAGCAGATTCTGAAACCGGCGGGTGTCGAACCCGGCAGGATCATGAATGTCGGTGCACCCCAGGCCATCCTTGAGATGGTGATGGCGGGTTTTGGTATGGCCGTTCTTCCTCGCTGGGCGGTGGCCGAGATCCTTCCTGTCTGGCCGGTCACAGCACGGCCCATAACCCGGAAGGGGCTGCCCCTTACCTGGCATGCCGTCTATCTGACCCGCAGCAACATTCCTGTTTATCAGCAGGAGTTCATCCGGAGTATCAGCCGGTTGAAGGTCACTGAAGAGGGGGGTGCGGTGGTGCCTCCCTTTTTTTAATGCCAGCGTTTCATATGATTCCATGGGTGTACGTGTCATGGTGCGCCTTGTGCGTGCCGGACAATGAGTTCTGTACAACTTGAATTTCACTTGATTAAAGTCAGATTATTCAGAAACTCTCGGTTTTCCTGCCGGACACACATATTCACACAGCCTGCAATATTGTACCAAAGGTTCCTTTTCGTCCTTGCCCGCAGAGCTTTCGTTCAGGTCTTTTTCCATCCTTATGCTACAGAGATCCCTGTTGTAAGTGCCATCCCTTCCGGGCAGGGAGTCAGAAAATTCAAAGGTGCTGAAAATGGCAGATTTTTCGCTTATCGCATTTTCCGGGCAAATTTTTCTGCAATAAACCTTACATTCAGTACAGGGATCAAAGGCAACAGGCCCGGTGGGGGAAAGCTCAGCATCTAAACCTAATGCCCTGAGTCGAATTCGGGGACCATGGGACGGAGTTACCAGCATATTATTTTTTCCAATACACCCAAGCCCTGCCAGCACCGCAGCATCTTTGAGAAAAATCCCTCCTTTTTCGATAAAATAATGGAGCTTCGTGGTCTTTATTTTCAAGGTGTTTTCAATTTCCTGGCTTGTCCGTTTTATGATGTCAATCAAAATACGGTTACCGGATGTTCCTCTGCCATCCCACCAGTCAAGTTCAGGTTTATCCTGAGGATGTGAAAGTCCAATCACGAGTACGGATTTTACAGAATCAGGCCAGGAGAATAATTTATTATCAGGACTATCATTCTCATTGATAATACCCGCTCCTGAGTAGTCTCCCATTTGATTATATATGGTATGAGATGCCGATTTTTTAATGTCTTCCATCCTTGCTATACCGGCAAGGGAGGCTCCGTTTTCCATGGCCCTTTCAATAATATGCTTTTCAATGTCCATTGTTTACATTCTCCTGTTTTTGTAAAAAAAGAAGTGGCTGCTGCTGTGGCGCAGGTGGGAGGGAAAAGATACGGAGCGGTTCAGCGTAAAGGCAGGGGCTCCGCCATTCCGGTAAACAGCCTTAAGGCAAAAATCACAAGCCATGCTCCGGCAGCACCATAAACCAAAAATATGATCCAGAAACCTGCGGGCTGTTCATGGGGCCTGAATTCAAGCCGTCCTTTCAAACCGTTTGTACCGCAGGGCAGCCATCCCGTTGCAAGGGTACGAAAATCCATCAGCAGAAGCCCTCATCCCAAAGCAAGAAAAAATATACCCTGAAAAGTCGTCATGCCTTACTCCTGAAAGCCGATATTTTTATCTGACTTCCTTACTTCAATTTCCAAAGTTTTTTCAAATGTAAGATTGTATTTTTTTGCTATCAAAGATAGCAATGGCCCGGAAAAAGAAATTTTTTTTGTATCCTTCTGGGCCTGTTTTGTAAACACAAGCTTCCAGCTCACCCGTCAAGTGGTGGCCCTCAAGAAAGGCAGGAGCGAGCATCTCATATGGAGATCTGGCTCATCAGGCTGCATCAAAAAAAACATGGCACCGAACCCCAGGCATAGAACGAAGTCGCCTGAGCGTGCAGTGCATCCTTAATACTTCCGGTTCACCCACGGCGGTTCCGAACTGCTCCAGCAGGGTATCCATGGAAGAAACAAAAAGAGCCGCATCCACACCTAACCGCTTTAGAATTGGCGGAGTTTTTTTACGGATGCTCATCTTCTTTCGCCGGAGTTGCCTGCCTGTTCAGTCCACTAGCTCTGCATATTTATGGAATCCGAAGGGGATGGCAAAGGAAAGGTCTGTGAGATCGTCAAAGGGGGCAAGGGTAGCTCTGGGTTTTGCAGGGGGGGCATCCGGGGATGTGTCCGGTGATTGAACGGAAGATTCGGAAGAACAGGAAGCCGCATGATGGGACTTAGGGAGAGTTCCTGCAGCAGAACGACTGACTGCCCCTGTCACCCTCTGGGAGAGGGTTATCGGCCCGGTATGCCGATCTGTTGCTACGTCTTTTGCCATGTCAGGGTTTTGTTGCCTGAGTGCCGGGGAGGAAGGGGGGGCATTTCCGGGTACATTCAATTCTGAAGAAACCTTGAGGGCATCCAGCCTTTCCTTGATGGAAGTCTATTCTGAATCTTCGGGTATTTCTGCCATGCCAGCCCGGACAGGATTGAGATCCACATAGGCCATGGCCGCCAGTATGGCCTTTTCATCGAGAAGAGCCTGACTTTTGAAACGTCCCTCCCAGAACCTGCCGGAAATCCCTTCTTCCTGATTGGCTTTCCTTGTAATAAAGTGGGTGTCCAATGGTCGCTGTAATGAAGTGGGTGTCCAATGGTCGCTGCATGGTCGATGGTCGTCTTGTCCAATGGTCGTCTCTATGGTCGCCTGATGGTCGGTAAAATGACAGCAAAATCCCACTCATGTGTCCCATGGAGAGGCACATGAATGGGATAAAAAAGTTACATGCATACCCGGGTTATATTGTACAAAATTGCTTCACATTAGAAAGATTGCTCGTAATGGCTGATGCTGAATGATGATCAAAATAAGTTTTTCAGTTTTTCCTGCATGGCTGGGCTTAGGGGAACCAGTAACTCTGCGTTGTAAGACCCGGTTGGCATGGGCTTCACTGTGGGATCATTTGTTGGATTCCATTTTGTCACATGATCCAGGGTTCCGACAATCTGTGCTGTCGCAACGGCATATTTCCGTGACATTGCCGCAGGCGTTCCATCAAGAACCGCCGGATCAACGTTGGTGGTCACTATAGAGATGGTAGCATCCTTGTTTAAATGAATTTCAAACGTTCTGAATTGCTGCGGAAAGTCCCTAAGAGATGATGTCTCCACATGCCAGAAGCCGTTTTCCGGTCTGGTTGCATCAGATGAGACAAAAGCCTTAACGGTATTCAAATGACGATGACCGGACATCCACATAATCAGGTTCGGATGGCTTTGAAGCTCCGCAATGAGATCCGGATAAGTGACGGCATTTTGCGGATTGACCCACCAGCCCATCGGGGAATTTGGCGTCTCGTCAACACCGATAGGAACGTGGGCAGCAATAATCATGAGCTGTCCCGCCGCCGAACCCTCGGCCAGTTCTTTTTTAAGCCAATCCCAACGTTTGGAATCCAAAAAACCATGACCGTGAATATCGACGGAACCACTGTCTTCGTTCTGTGAGTTGTCCAGCACAATCACCTTGAGCGGAACATTCGACTTCGGAATAAAGCTGTAGCAGGCAAATCCATCTTTAGCATCATCCATATTGAAACCGTGACCTGCCGGTAGGGAAGAGGTTTCAAAAAATTCCTGCATCCACTCATTTCGCAAAAGCGCACGGCGGTCTGGATCAGCAGTTACTTTCGGTGGGCTGTTGAAGTTTTCGACAGGCCCTGCATACTTGATATCCCCATAGGGTGTCGAACCATCAAGCACACCGACGTAGTAATCACGACGGTTAATATTTCGGGGGTCACTCAGGACATCACCCGTGGCAAAGACTTCATCGGAAAGATAGGATTGCCGAAGATCCTTACGCAGGCTGTAGTCCACGGGTATGGATCCCATCCAGAAGATATCGTGATTACCCAGCGTCTTATACCAGGGGATGGACTTATCCAGTCCTGCCGCCTTGTAAGGTTTCTGATAATCAATGGTATCGGCTCCAAGATGTGCGCCTGAACTGGGGGTTATGACCTTACCGTCCATGACATCGATGAACCATCGTACTTCGTTGTACTGTGCGGAGTTGCAGGCATCGCCCAGAGAGATACCGAAGTCCAGGGGGTTTTGCTGATGAAGTGCATTGACTGTCTGCATGGCAGCATCAAGCACATGCGTGGTATAAAGCATGACTCCTGAATAGATTGATGCACCCACCGGTAACTTGGGATGCAGACTTTGAATATAAATCAACTGATTTGGAGATTCTTTATCGGTAATATGAATATCAGTGAAGGTAAAGAAATTCAGGAGTTTTGTTTTTTTTACAACATCATTGCCATTGTAAGCGTTCGGCATAAGATCGAGACGCCTGTCGTGGGGAAGTCCAGGGCCATAGGTCCATTTTCCATATCCGTATTCATCATATTTGGAAATTTCCCATAGGTCGATTGCAGTCGCAGGGGGCGGGTATGGTACGATAGTCCTTTGAGCTGTCGTTTGCACGTCAGCGGCAATCGGGTATACTATAGGATCACTATTACCTGCTGAGCAGCCCCATAAAAAGAAAATCAGCAAGCCTGATAGTAAGACTAAACGGAGCTGTTTGTACAAATACAATGGATTCATTCAGATTTTCTCCTTATTATTTTGATGTTTATCCGCTCTATTTTGAGCATTTTATGAATGTCAAAATAGTAAAGTAGTCAGTAAAAAATTTTGTTTTTTTACCGGTGGGAGGGAAAACATACGGAGAGGTTCAGCGGAAAGGCAGAATCGCTCCGTATCCAGTTCCATATAGAACCGTGGTTCATCAGGCCGCATCAAAAAAGACATCGCACCGAATCCCAGGCATAGAACGAAGTCCCCTGAGCTTGCAGTGCATCCTTAATACTTCCGGTTCACCCACGGCGGTTCCGAACTGCTCCAGCAGGGTATCCATGGAAGAAACAAAAAGAGCCGCATCCACACCTAACCGCTTTAGAATCGGCGGAGTTTTTTCACGGATGCTCATCTTCTTTCGCCGGAGTTGCCTGCCTGTCCAGTCCACCAGCTCTGCATATTCATGGAATCCGAAGGGGATGGCAAAGGAAAGGTCTGTGAGATCGTCAAAGGGGGCAAGGGTAGCTCTGGGTTTTGCAGGGGCGACATCCGGGGATGTATCCGATGGTTGAGTGGACGGTTCGGAAGAAGAGGAATCCGTATTGCGGGGCTTACGGAGATTTCCTGCAACAGAGCGGCTGGCAGTCCCTCTCACTTTCTGGGAGAGGGGTGTCGGCCCGGCATGCCGATCTGTTGCAATGCCTTTTGCCACACCAAGGTCTTTGTCGTCTGGGGGGAGGGGGGAGAGGGGGGCATTTCCGGGTACATTTAATTCTGAAGAAACCTTGAGGGCATCCAGCCTTTCCTTGATGGAAGTATATTCTGAATCTTCGGGTGTTTCCGCCATGCCAGCCCGGACAGGATTGAGATCCACATAGGCCATGGCCGCCAGTATGGCCTTTTCATCGAGAAGAGCCTGACTTTTGAAACGTCCCTCCCAGAACCTGCCGGAAATCCCTTCTTCCTGATTGGCTTTTCTTGCTATGGATTCATTGAGCATACGCATGAACCATGAAATATCAAAAAGGCGGCTCCGGTAGAGGCCTGCAAGCTCTGCCAGCTGATGCTGATCCGAATGGCTCAGATCTCCGGTTTGTGCAAGGTAACGCCTTACCACATCCGGGCCTGTAAAAAGCTGAATCCAGCGGGTGAAAACCTCATGATTCGACCATGACAAAGCCCTGTTTTCATCCACATGCAGGATAATATGGTAGTGGTTGCTCATGACTGAATAGGCCGCCACATCAATGGAAAAAATGGCCGAAAGCTCCATGATGCGTTCTGCGATCCAGCCCCGGCGGTGGTTAAAGTCCATGCCGGACTGGTTATCCTTGCCACAGAGAAAGGCCCTGCGGACACAGCGGCAGACACAGTGATACCAGGGAGTGCTTTCAAGGCTGATGAGGGTGGATCGGGGATAGGTCATGGCGACTCCTTGCCTTAAAAGATGCTGTTTTTAAAGGCCAAGATAGAAGAGCCGGGGAAGAATGTAAACAACAAAGGGGCGTCCTATCCTAGTCTGTTTTCCCTCCTCATTCTTCACCCCCATCAGTCCCCCGATGCATTATTCATCATCCTTTCCATCTACTCCCCTGCACAAGCCAATCTTTACAAAAAAGTCTTGATTTTTTGAATTGATTGGATAGTATCTACCTTACTTATAAATATGTGGGGTAGATACTGTCTATGTCCAGAAAGAAAAATCGGGCCAGTGCCCAGGATAAAGCCAAAGAGTTTATTCGCCAGAGCGGTGGGATTATAAAAACATCTGACGCGCTTTTGGCCGGAATTCATCCCAGAGTATTTTACCAGCTACGTGATGCCGGAGACCTTGAGCAGATCTCAAGGGGAGTTTATCGGCTAACGGAGATGGAAGCCGTATCGAACCCCGATTTTGTCATTGTTGCCATGAGAATTCCCAATTGTGTTATCAGCCTTGTTTCGGCACTGTCTTTTCACGAAATAACGACTCAGATCCCCCATGAAGTTTCTGTAGCAATACGAAAGGACAGCAAAGCTCCGATAATTGATTATCCTCCCGTAAAATTTCATAAATTCTCCAGCGATTCCTTTCAGGCCGGAATAGAGGAACACCAGATTGACGGCATCTTTGTGAAGGTTTACAGCCCGGAAAAAACACTGGCAGACTGCTTTAAGTTCCGCAATAAAATTGGAATGGATATCGTGCTTGAGGCTCTGAAGCTTTATAAAACCAGAATGACGTTTGACCATAAAAAAATTATGGAGTATGCCAAAATTTGCAGGGTGGATAGGGTCATGCTCCCCTATCTTGAGGCAAGCATATGAAATCTTATCAAAATATCTCTGCTTCAGTAAGACAGCGCCTCCTTAACCGGTCGAAAGCAGACAATCGCTCATTTAATGAACTGCTCCAGTACTATGCTATGGAGCGTTTCCTGTATCGTCTGTCCCTATCATGCCACTCACAGGATTACATCCTGAAAGGGGCTCTCATGCTCAGGGTATGGAATGCTCCGGAGTTCAGGCCGACCATGGACATTGATATGCTTGGAAGAACCTGGAACCAAGAGAAAAATATCATCTCTCAGATCCGTAACATTCTTGCTGTGACGGTTGATCCTGACGGTCTGAGTTTTGATCCGGAATCAATTCTGGCTGAAAAAATAACCGAAGATGCTGATTATGAAGGAGTTCGGGTAAGATTTCGTGGTTTTTTGGGAACCGCCAGAATCACGATACAAATGGATATTGGTTTTGGAGATATCGTCTATCCGGAACCTGAGAGGGCAGAGCTTCCATGTATGCTGGATTTCCCTGCCCCATCCTTACTTTGTTACAGCCGGGAGAGTGCCATTGCTGAAAAGTTTGAGGCAATGATCAAGCTTGGGCACTTGAACAGCCGTATGAAAGATTTTTATGATATCTGGCTTTTGTCCCGTCAGTTTCAATTTGAACTCAGCAATCTTGCAGAGGCTGTAAAGCTTACGTTCGGACAGCGCAGGACGGAATTAAAACATCCTATAGAAGCTTTTTCTGCGCATTTTGGCTTATCACGGCAAACCATGTGGACCGCATTTTGTAAAAGATTGAAACAGGATCACGTGCCTGCATCTTTTCAGGGCATAACGGCAGCAGTGGAATCGTTTTTAGATCCGGTCATTAAAGGTGTTTCGGACGACATTGTCTGGAAACCGGCAGGTCCTTGGTCATAATTGCTTTTGCCAAATAGCTTGCCATAAGTGGTCTTTTTTTTCGGAAGGAAAGACACGACACCTCTGTGCAGAACTACGTGAGGAAACAACAAAGTGGGTGTCCTGTGATTATTCTTCCTGATTGGCTTTCCTGGCAACGGACTCATTGAGCATACGCATGAACCATGAAATATCATAGAGGCGGTTCCGGTAGAGGCCAGCAAGCTCTGCCAGCTGATGCTGATCCGAATGGGTCAGATCTCCGGTTTGCGCAAGGTAACGCCTTACCACATCCGGGCCTGTAAAAAGCTGAATCCAGCGGGTGAACCTCATGATCCGACCATGATAAAGCCCTGTTTTCATCCACACGCAGGATAATATGGTAGTGGTTGCTCATGACCGAATAGGCAGCCACATCAATGGAAAAAATGGCAGCAAGCTCCATGATGCGCTCTGCGATCCAGCCCCGGCGGTGGTTAAAATCCATGCCGGACTGGTTATCCTTGCCACAGAGAAAGGCTCTGCGGACACAGCGGCAGACACAGTGATACCAGGGAGTGCTTTCAAGGCTGATGAGGGTGGATCGGGGATAGGTCTGGTGATTCCTTGCCTTAAAAGATACTGTTTTTAAAGGCCAAGATAGAAGAGCAGGGGAAGAATGTAAACAACAAAGTGGGTGTCCTATGGTCGTCAGGGGAAGAATGTAAACAACAAAGTGGGTGTCCTATGGTCGTCACTATGGTCGTCTGTACTTAGTCATCAACCTTTTTTGCTTGTTAAGAACAGGGGTAGCCACGTATTATTATCCACAAACTTTCAATCTTTTTCGTATTGCATATCTATCTGAACACCGAGTAACTTAGATTCCGGAGAATCGTCTTTTAACTCTAGTCTTACCGTGCCAAATATTTCCTCAAATTCTTCTTCTACAAGAACATCTTTTAGAGATGTTAACTGATCTTCGTTAATGGTAGCTATATATTGTTTTTCGTATGCTTTAGTCAATTTGTGGGCAAGCTGTAACAATATTGCTCTTTGTCTAGGGTCTATATCACTAAACAACCTACTATCATGGAAAATACTTTGAAAACGATGAACTCTGGAATTAATTAAGTTGTTTAAGTCATAGCAGAAGATTTTAACTTCGTTAATTCCATCTGAAGCGTCATTTTGAATTTTCGCACTTATTTTGAATCGTTCTTGGTTGTTGCCCTCGTTATTTTGAATTGAAATGCCAGCAGGTACTTCAGGATAAAACTCATTTACCAGGTCTCTAAATCCAAGATAGACAGGATGCTCTTGTTCTTTATACGCTTCCAAATACTCGATTGTAGTTACTTCTTGGCTTGATAGTTCCTTTTGCGCCTCTGCCATTTCTTTTTTAGAATGTACCGAAATATTCTTGTAATCTTGCAGTTTAGAAAGCTTGCTCTTTAGTTCAATTAATTTGGCATTGATTGCAGAAAAAAAGTCTAACGCTCGACTTTTTGCCAGCAATTTCATTTGCTCATCAAAAGCTTTCTGAAGCTCATCCTTGCTTTTTTCTTCTTCCAAATGTGTAGCAGACAACTTCCTAAGCTCTTTAGCTAATCGTTCACTTCGTTTAACATGAATACTTTTATGGAATGCAGTGACATTTTCGAGCGATTGTAGCGTTCCTTCTTTAAATATTTCAGTAATTTCACCATAAAGATTATAAACTTTCTCTAAGTCCAAATCCTGATATAAGTTCATACTGTGCTTTATATTTTTGATACTAGTGTTTAAGTAATAAAGCCTGTTTTTCATTTGTGACAGTTTTTCAGCCATACCGTCCGCTTCCGCTTGGATCGCCGCGTAGTTTTCTGCCACGTTATAGTTTTTAATGTCAGATTCTAGTTTCTTTACATCTTGTGTTAATCGAGAAATCTCAAATTCAACATCTAAATCGCCAGTGTAGTATTCCCTTATTACTGGGTCATTTTTGAACGACTTTTCGAACTTTTCTAACTCTTGGTAACGTTTCCGCGTGTTTCGTTTTTGATAGACATAAGCAAGGTCTAATTCAAGCAAGAAGGCATTATTTACCAAGGATGAAAATGGCTGCTCTTTAGCAGTTGCGAGGCTTGATACATAACTTCCCCGGCCTGTACGATAAAAACGAGAAAGAACAGTCCTAAAAGTAAGATATGGTGAGTCTTCAGGTATATCTACAAGCATCCGCTCCATTTCAGCATTGAAAGCAGTTTGCCCGAACTCCTTATCATTTAGATAAATCTTGTTTTGATTTTTTGCAGCACGGTTTGCGGTAAACTTTTTATCACCAACCTTGAAGCTAAGAGTAAACTCCCACCCCGATAAATACTGTTCAAATGCTGGAATTTTGTTGGAACCAAGGCAAAAATTAACGATCTGGAGCAACAATGACTTCCCAACACCATTGTATGTATTATTTTTATCATTTGATGTGCTTTTCCCAATAATTAGGGTTAAACCCTTGGGGTTAAAATGAACTGTGTTAAAAGATGGCTTATTCGCTTCTAGAGAAATTAACTGCATTTGACTACTTTTCCTTGTTCATTCAGCTCAATCGCTCCACATGCATATAAAAAATCTAACGCTAAAATGATGTGTTCAAAATCATGACTAATGAGAAAATTGAGATTCTTCAACTTGTCATAGATTTGTTCAGGGGTCTGTGGATGAGACAATAAATTTAGAACATTTGCGCCCAACCCTAAAAGTGA includes:
- a CDS encoding transposase; this translates as MTYPRSTLISLESTPWYHCVCRCVRRAFLCGKDNQSGMDFNHRRGWIAERIMELSAIFSIDVAAYSVMSNHYHIILHVDENRALSWSNHEVFTRWIQLFTGPDVVRRYLAQTGDLSHSDQHQLAELAGLYRSRLFDISWFMRMLNESIARKANQEEGISGRFWEGRFKSQALLDEKAILAAMAYVDLNPVRAGMAETPEDSEYTSIKERLDALKVSSELNVPGNAPLSPLPPDDKDLGVAKGIATDRHAGPTPLSQKVRGTASRSVAGNLRKPRNTDSSSSEPSTQPSDTSPDVAPAKPRATLAPFDDLTDLSFAIPFGFHEYAELVDWTGRQLRRKKMSIREKTPPILKRLGVDAALFVSSMDTLLEQFGTAVGEPEVLRMHCKLRGLRSMPGIRCDVFFDAA
- a CDS encoding type IV toxin-antitoxin system AbiEi family antitoxin domain-containing protein, whose product is MSRKKNRASAQDKAKEFIRQSGGIIKTSDALLAGIHPRVFYQLRDAGDLEQISRGVYRLTEMEAVSNPDFVIVAMRIPNCVISLVSALSFHEITTQIPHEVSVAIRKDSKAPIIDYPPVKFHKFSSDSFQAGIEEHQIDGIFVKVYSPEKTLADCFKFRNKIGMDIVLEALKLYKTRMTFDHKKIMEYAKICRVDRVMLPYLEASI
- a CDS encoding nucleotidyl transferase AbiEii/AbiGii toxin family protein, encoding MKSYQNISASVRQRLLNRSKADNRSFNELLQYYAMERFLYRLSLSCHSQDYILKGALMLRVWNAPEFRPTMDIDMLGRTWNQEKNIISQIRNILAVTVDPDGLSFDPESILAEKITEDADYEGVRVRFRGFLGTARITIQMDIGFGDIVYPEPERAELPCMLDFPAPSLLCYSRESAIAEKFEAMIKLGHLNSRMKDFYDIWLLSRQFQFELSNLAEAVKLTFGQRRTELKHPIEAFSAHFGLSRQTMWTAFCKRLKQDHVPASFQGITAAVESFLDPVIKGVSDDIVWKPAGPWS
- a CDS encoding DUF2326 domain-containing protein is translated as MQLISLEANKPSFNTVHFNPKGLTLIIGKSTSNDKNNTYNGVGKSLLLQIVNFCLGSNKIPAFEQYLSGWEFTLSFKVGDKKFTANRAAKNQNKIYLNDKEFGQTAFNAEMERMLVDIPEDSPYLTFRTVLSRFYRTGRGSYVSSLATAKEQPFSSLVNNAFLLELDLAYVYQKRNTRKRYQELEKFEKSFKNDPVIREYYTGDLDVEFEISRLTQDVKKLESDIKNYNVAENYAAIQAEADGMAEKLSQMKNRLYYLNTSIKNIKHSMNLYQDLDLEKVYNLYGEITEIFKEGTLQSLENVTAFHKSIHVKRSERLAKELRKLSATHLEEEKSKDELQKAFDEQMKLLAKSRALDFFSAINAKLIELKSKLSKLQDYKNISVHSKKEMAEAQKELSSQEVTTIEYLEAYKEQEHPVYLGFRDLVNEFYPEVPAGISIQNNEGNNQERFKISAKIQNDASDGINEVKIFCYDLNNLINSRVHRFQSIFHDSRLFSDIDPRQRAILLQLAHKLTKAYEKQYIATINEDQLTSLKDVLVEEEFEEIFGTVRLELKDDSPESKLLGVQIDMQYEKD
- a CDS encoding ABC-three component system middle component 6, with the protein product MLSPQKHIRLSESLLGLGANVLNLLSHPQTPEQIYDKLKNLNFLISHDFEHIILALDFLYACGAIELNEQGKVVKCS